GGCCGGCGAGGAAATCGTGCGCCGGCATCGCGACGGCCGTTACACGCTCGCGTTCGAGATACCTGACGTCCGAAGCAATTCCTCAAATATGCCGCGAGGAGTTATTCGATGTGAACGTGACCGTCACTTCGTACGGTTACCGCGTATCCCTCGTACTCGAACTCGATTCGAACTGGTCCTTCAGAGCGGGAGACCAGCCCGGCAAGTGCGTCCGGATCGACGACCTCGTAAAGCGAGTCGAGATCGAGCGGATCAGCATCTTTCGCATCCGCGACCATCATAACGACCGCTGTTGCAGGTTCGTCCCAAGTTCCCGATTCGTCATCCCCCTTGCAGATGTCGGTTTGCATCGTTTACCACAGATTATCAATATCATAAACGGGTACCGTCCGTTCATCACTGTTCAATCCCCATCCATCCATGAACGCCGCCGTTACTCTCTCTATCGGCGTCTGGCCGGATTTCAGATGCTGGTAACGAACACGTCAGAACGGTCGTATGATTTAAATACAGGTAGTGAAAATCGCCCTCCGTAACAGACTCGGAGACAGATCAAGAAACGGAGGAATCGGGCGCACAGGCCGATGGACTGGCCGGTCGACTCGAACGTTAGTGCTCACGCGCGTGTGACCGAGAGCGGGCACGGGCGCGGAGGGATTTGAACCCCCGACATCTTGGTCCGGAACCAAGGACTCTGTCCACTGAGCTACGCGCCCTCGGGACAACCTAGTCCGATCGGCGACATAACGATTCCCCTTCCGATCGGTCGCCGACGACTTACAGCGACGACTCGGTGTCCGCCGTCTCGTGACCGGGGGACTCACTAACTGGAGACCGCTCGGATGCGATCGTGATTTCGAGTTCGCCGTCGGTAGCCGCGATGGTGACACCGTGGCCACCGTAGGTGAACTCGATCGAGTCGAAGCCGGATCCCGACCGGCAGAGCGCATCGAGCGCGTCGGGATCGATCGCAGAGTAGAGAGGCTCGAGATCGAGCGGATCGACCCCCTTGACGCGAGCGAGTAGATC
The nucleotide sequence above comes from Halosolutus halophilus. Encoded proteins:
- a CDS encoding HalOD1 output domain-containing protein, with product MQTDICKGDDESGTWDEPATAVVMMVADAKDADPLDLDSLYEVVDPDALAGLVSRSEGPVRIEFEYEGYAVTVRSDGHVHIE
- a CDS encoding HalOD1 output domain-containing protein yields the protein MNTSDTSTTIAVADDRSPSTAVIDLLARVKGVDPLDLEPLYSAIDPDALDALCRSGSGFDSIEFTYGGHGVTIAATDGELEITIASERSPVSESPGHETADTESSL